In Flavobacterium sp. N3904, one DNA window encodes the following:
- a CDS encoding acyl carrier protein: MSRPETIEELKNIVKPYIQDQDAFEALTEDTDFINDLKINSANLVDVILDIEEKYDIIIDNESMEKMVNVKAAMQIIETELSKK; encoded by the coding sequence ATGAGTAGACCAGAAACAATTGAAGAGTTAAAAAATATTGTTAAGCCCTACATTCAAGACCAAGATGCTTTTGAAGCACTTACTGAAGACACTGATTTTATAAATGATTTAAAAATAAATTCGGCCAATTTAGTAGATGTTATTTTGGATATTGAAGAGAAATATGATATTATAATTGATAATGAATCCATGGAAAAAATGGTCAATGTAAAAGCGGCTATGCAGATTATAGAGACTGAATTATCAAAAAAATGA
- a CDS encoding 4'-phosphopantetheinyl transferase superfamily protein, which produces MIGNDIVDLDLAKRASNWKRKGFLDKIFTSNEQELILSSTIPDTLVWNLWTRKEAAYKIYNRQMGIRGFFPLRMECHYTDQNYGTVSINDFIFYTKTEITNDYLYTVAINEKGNFDDVKTLELTNQIKKENGIPFRIDLGTKHIIPVSITHHGKFKRIISL; this is translated from the coding sequence ATGATTGGAAATGACATTGTAGATTTAGATTTGGCTAAAAGAGCAAGCAATTGGAAACGAAAAGGATTTTTGGATAAGATTTTCACTTCAAATGAGCAAGAATTGATTTTGAGTTCAACTATTCCAGATACTTTGGTTTGGAATTTATGGACAAGAAAAGAAGCAGCTTATAAAATTTACAATCGTCAAATGGGAATAAGAGGCTTTTTCCCATTACGAATGGAATGTCATTATACTGATCAAAATTACGGAACAGTTTCTATCAATGATTTTATTTTTTATACAAAAACCGAAATTACAAATGATTATTTATATACGGTTGCAATAAATGAAAAAGGAAACTTTGATGATGTTAAAACTTTAGAGTTAACTAATCAAATAAAAAAAGAAAATGGTATTCCATTTAGAATTGATTTGGGTACGAAACATATTATTCCAGTTTCAATAACACATCACGGAAAGTTTAAACGAATTATTTCTTTATAG
- a CDS encoding PolC-type DNA polymerase III, translating to MLDWLKNINKEYPEFWKTYLSKFDKKSKRFVVFTTETSGLNSNKDVILSIGSFAIVDNSILIGDNFEAVLLQYKYFHDNGLSNEFILESKMKKLSELEAIHAFIDYIGNAVLIGHHVDFDVDIINATLERLDCGKLKNEALDIDVMYRKLMDINDKQFSLDELSDIFKLPKTFRNTPSEDAYTIALLFLKLKSRLGIK from the coding sequence ATGCTTGATTGGTTAAAAAATATAAATAAAGAATATCCGGAATTTTGGAAAACGTATCTTTCAAAATTTGATAAAAAATCGAAAAGATTTGTCGTTTTTACCACAGAAACTTCGGGTTTGAACTCGAATAAGGATGTCATTTTATCAATTGGATCATTTGCAATAGTTGATAACAGTATTTTAATTGGTGATAATTTTGAAGCCGTCCTTTTGCAATATAAATATTTTCATGATAATGGTCTTTCCAATGAATTCATTTTAGAAAGTAAAATGAAAAAACTAAGCGAACTTGAAGCCATTCATGCCTTTATAGATTATATTGGCAATGCTGTATTAATTGGACATCATGTAGATTTTGATGTCGATATAATTAATGCTACACTAGAAAGATTGGATTGTGGCAAATTAAAAAATGAAGCGTTAGATATTGATGTAATGTATCGAAAATTGATGGATATTAATGATAAGCAATTTTCACTAGATGAATTATCCGATATTTTTAAATTACCTAAAACATTCAGAAATACACCTTCTGAAGATGCATATACAATAGCTTTGTTATTTTTGAAACTCAAATCAAGGCTTGGTATTAAGTAA
- a CDS encoding DUF294 nucleotidyltransferase-like domain-containing protein produces MNTIAEQIAAFLKEYAPFDNLTFQELSEIATSIRVVNLEKNKILFQINDKLHDSFYVVASGMVNLSVIADAEETLLNKCHVGDVFGLRPFFAKNNYMMTAKAREESIVYAIPIATFRPFVANNPDVLNFLLESFATNTWNPKDKENLSRKLASDNVYYSDQKSEMQYFQSLTYNRSPLIATITDIAKDVAYRMTENLSTSIIICQNHLPIGIVTHTDLCSKIATGQFPLTITMDVIMSSPVVTVVENVSLAEAQLLMLKNNVTHLCVTLDGTDKTVVKGVISEHDLIIAQASNPGVLIKEIKRASSAKDLKQIRERLSELIQNSIHKNIPLSNINTIASEINSAILKRAVELAILDLGSPPARFAWLSIGSQGRKEQLLLTDQDSILVFEDVLPDKYRDVRDYFLKLGKKTTQTLEKTGYELCPNGHMGSNMLWCKSFTDWTKQYDSWMNTPGENSNDLSSIFFDLELVFGEKKIYEALENLIFKNLENNSLFFDFLGNDALKKSSPLTFFRKFVLEEEGPNKDKFDIKTRALMPLIDGARLFALQFNIKEQNNTYLRFKQLAIVDPNNSDIYLNCAEAFLTLSKFRVLEGLKNDNSGQYINLDELSKLDKEKLKNAFTPMKDLEELIKSHFKLTQFS; encoded by the coding sequence ATGAATACGATAGCGGAACAAATTGCTGCCTTTTTAAAAGAATACGCTCCTTTTGATAATTTAACTTTTCAAGAATTATCAGAAATAGCCACTAGTATTCGTGTTGTAAATCTAGAAAAAAACAAAATCTTATTTCAAATAAATGACAAGTTGCACGACAGCTTTTATGTAGTAGCTTCTGGTATGGTTAATTTATCTGTTATCGCAGATGCTGAAGAAACTTTGTTAAATAAATGTCACGTTGGAGATGTTTTTGGATTGCGTCCATTTTTTGCCAAAAACAACTACATGATGACGGCCAAGGCACGTGAAGAAAGTATCGTTTATGCAATTCCAATAGCAACTTTTAGACCTTTTGTTGCCAATAACCCAGATGTCTTAAATTTTCTTTTAGAAAGTTTTGCTACTAATACTTGGAATCCAAAAGACAAAGAAAATTTAAGTAGAAAACTAGCCTCAGATAATGTTTATTATTCTGATCAAAAATCTGAAATGCAGTATTTTCAGTCGCTAACATACAACAGATCTCCTCTTATAGCTACTATCACCGACATTGCAAAAGATGTTGCTTATCGAATGACAGAGAATCTTTCGACAAGCATTATTATTTGTCAAAACCATTTGCCTATTGGAATAGTAACTCATACCGATTTGTGTTCCAAAATTGCCACTGGTCAATTTCCGTTAACAATTACAATGGATGTCATTATGTCTTCGCCAGTAGTTACGGTTGTAGAAAACGTTTCATTGGCAGAAGCACAATTATTGATGCTCAAGAATAATGTAACTCACTTATGTGTAACCCTTGATGGAACTGATAAAACAGTTGTTAAAGGAGTCATTTCAGAACACGACTTAATTATTGCTCAAGCAAGTAATCCTGGCGTTTTAATAAAAGAAATAAAAAGAGCATCATCTGCGAAAGACTTAAAACAAATACGCGAACGACTATCTGAATTAATACAAAACTCCATTCATAAAAATATTCCGCTTTCTAATATCAATACTATTGCTAGCGAAATCAACTCAGCCATTTTAAAACGGGCCGTTGAATTGGCAATTTTAGATTTAGGTTCACCTCCTGCTCGTTTTGCCTGGCTAAGTATTGGTAGCCAAGGAAGAAAAGAACAATTATTGCTTACCGATCAAGATAGCATTTTAGTTTTTGAGGATGTTCTACCTGATAAATACAGAGATGTAAGGGATTATTTTTTGAAATTGGGAAAAAAGACAACCCAAACACTAGAGAAAACTGGATACGAATTATGCCCAAATGGCCATATGGGGAGTAATATGCTGTGGTGCAAATCTTTTACAGACTGGACAAAACAATATGACAGTTGGATGAATACTCCTGGCGAAAACAGTAATGATTTGAGTAGTATTTTCTTTGATTTGGAACTAGTTTTTGGCGAAAAGAAGATCTACGAAGCTTTAGAGAATCTAATTTTTAAAAATTTGGAAAATAACTCTTTGTTTTTTGATTTTCTTGGTAACGATGCATTGAAAAAAAGTTCTCCGCTTACCTTTTTTAGAAAATTTGTATTGGAGGAAGAAGGCCCTAATAAAGATAAATTTGATATAAAAACAAGAGCACTGATGCCTTTAATTGATGGTGCAAGATTATTTGCCTTGCAATTTAATATCAAAGAACAAAACAATACTTATCTACGATTTAAGCAATTGGCAATTGTAGATCCAAATAATTCTGATATTTATTTAAATTGTGCTGAAGCCTTTTTGACACTATCAAAATTTAGAGTTTTAGAAGGTCTAAAAAATGATAATTCTGGGCAATATATTAATTTGGATGAATTGTCAAAATTGGATAAAGAAAAATTAAAAAATGCTTTTACACCAATGAAAGATTTAGAAGAATTAATAAAAAGTCATTTTAAACTTACACAATTTTCATAA
- a CDS encoding DUF2911 domain-containing protein translates to MKLFKKTFLLLVAVFATIAVTAQDKPKSPPEKVTGTINGATIEIDYGSPSVRGRKIWGELVPFNEVWRAGANEATTFETNKDLIIEGKTLPAGKYSFFIIPSKTDCIVIFNKEAKQWGAYKYKEKEDQLRVTVKQQSTDQTVEKLVYKINANDIVLSWDNWNIGFIVK, encoded by the coding sequence ATGAAACTATTCAAGAAAACATTTTTATTGCTTGTCGCAGTTTTCGCAACGATTGCTGTAACCGCTCAAGATAAGCCAAAAAGTCCACCAGAAAAAGTTACCGGAACAATAAATGGTGCAACCATCGAAATTGATTACGGAAGCCCATCGGTAAGAGGTAGAAAAATTTGGGGAGAGTTAGTTCCTTTTAATGAAGTATGGCGTGCCGGTGCAAACGAAGCCACAACTTTTGAAACCAATAAAGACTTGATAATTGAAGGTAAAACGTTGCCAGCAGGAAAATATTCGTTCTTTATAATTCCGAGTAAAACAGATTGTATTGTCATTTTTAATAAAGAAGCCAAACAATGGGGAGCCTATAAATATAAAGAAAAAGAAGATCAACTTCGTGTTACGGTAAAACAACAAAGTACAGACCAAACAGTAGAAAAGTTGGTATATAAGATTAATGCCAACGATATTGTTTTAAGTTGGGACAATTGGAATATTGGATTTATTGTAAAATAA
- a CDS encoding RsmD family RNA methyltransferase → MRIISGKYKGRRIFPPKGLPVRPTTDMSKEALFNVLNNHFSFEGLKILDLFAGTGNISYEFASRGCSPITSVDADFGCVKFIKQVATEYDFNIAATKSDVFSFLEKNKTSYDIIFADPPYALDQKTFEKIVLLIFEKELLNKEGMMVIEHSKYTKLDHMIHFSFQKSYGGSIFSFFELEGNEDEIDDKTNTRTTEDDED, encoded by the coding sequence ATGAGAATCATATCCGGAAAATACAAAGGAAGACGCATTTTTCCGCCAAAAGGGCTTCCCGTACGTCCAACCACAGACATGAGCAAAGAAGCTTTATTCAATGTACTGAATAATCATTTTAGTTTTGAAGGTCTGAAAATTTTGGATTTATTTGCGGGAACAGGAAATATCAGTTATGAATTTGCTTCACGCGGCTGTTCGCCAATTACGTCTGTAGATGCTGATTTTGGTTGTGTAAAATTTATTAAACAAGTGGCCACCGAATATGATTTTAATATTGCGGCAACCAAAAGTGATGTTTTTTCGTTTTTAGAAAAAAACAAAACCTCGTACGATATTATTTTTGCCGATCCTCCGTATGCATTAGACCAAAAAACTTTTGAGAAAATTGTACTATTGATTTTTGAGAAAGAATTACTCAACAAAGAAGGAATGATGGTGATTGAACATTCCAAATACACCAAACTCGATCACATGATTCATTTCTCTTTCCAGAAAAGTTATGGTGGTTCTATTTTTAGTTTCTTCGAATTGGAAGGAAATGAGGATGAAATAGATGATAAAACCAATACAAGAACTACCGAAGACGACGAAGATTAG
- a CDS encoding DUF3822 family protein, giving the protein MNTNITQKKYKKLSIQVSLTGLSFCCFDTLNNTITSLNEIQFDTFHKATKIEELFSGAFRDYPELKDSYDEIQVIHNNNLSTFVPTALFDENFLGSYLQYNTKVFETDFFAFDEITNYQMNTVYIPYVNINNFFIDQFGSFDYKHANSILVSKLLDASKNNDSKKMIVHFNPGHFEIIVVQNQKLLLFNSFEYKTPEDFIYYLLFTAEQMNMNPEIFKLELLGSISEEDAFYKIAYNYIRNISFFDTTDLQKNNSFTKAQNQQHFILFNS; this is encoded by the coding sequence ATGAATACGAACATAACCCAAAAGAAATATAAAAAACTCTCCATTCAAGTTTCTTTGACTGGGCTTTCTTTTTGTTGTTTTGACACGCTAAACAATACTATTACGTCTCTAAATGAAATTCAGTTTGACACTTTTCATAAAGCGACAAAAATTGAGGAATTATTCTCTGGCGCTTTTCGGGATTATCCGGAATTAAAAGATTCGTATGATGAAATTCAGGTAATTCACAACAACAACCTTTCTACTTTTGTTCCGACCGCCTTATTTGACGAGAATTTTTTGGGCAGTTATTTGCAATACAATACGAAGGTTTTTGAAACAGATTTTTTTGCATTTGATGAAATCACAAACTATCAGATGAATACCGTTTATATTCCTTATGTCAATATTAATAATTTTTTTATAGACCAATTTGGCTCTTTCGATTATAAACATGCCAATAGTATTCTGGTCTCAAAGCTTTTGGACGCATCCAAAAACAACGACTCGAAGAAAATGATCGTGCATTTTAATCCTGGACATTTTGAGATTATTGTTGTTCAAAACCAAAAATTACTTTTATTCAATTCATTCGAATACAAAACACCCGAAGATTTTATTTATTATTTGCTTTTTACCGCAGAACAAATGAATATGAATCCGGAAATTTTTAAATTAGAATTATTAGGCAGTATTTCTGAAGAAGATGCTTTTTATAAAATTGCTTATAATTATATTCGAAATATATCTTTTTTTGATACAACTGATTTGCAAAAAAATAATTCCTTTACTAAAGCTCAAAATCAGCAACATTTCATACTTTTTAACTCATGA
- a CDS encoding ATP-dependent DNA helicase, with protein sequence MNSSIFYSYLQKKFPFQPTYNQDIFFQKIAIFLTDTHNETIFVLKGYAGTGKTTIISTIVNSLLEINKKYVLLAPTGRAAKVIANYSNKPAFTIHKKIYFPKKNSAGGVSFTLQQNKHKNTVFIVDEASMISDTNSDSKLYENGSLLDDLISYVYSGTNCKMILLGDTAQLPPVNLDISPALDIHTLSINYNKEVEHIELDEVMRQEENSGILHNATELRELLKDTFITEFKFNVRKFKDIVRLVDGYDIQDAIHSAYSNFSIEDTAFIVRSNKRANQYNEQIRTKILDKESELSTGDFLMVVKNNYFWLKDSDEAGFIANGDIIEILEMFGIKELYGFKFAKVKIRMIDYPDQKPFETVLLMDTIKSESPSLTFEESNRLYQEVMKDYESETTKYKKFQKVKENEYFNALQVKFSYAITCHKSQGGQWNTVFIEQPYLPNGIDRDYIRWLYTAMTRAKNKLYLIGFKDESFTE encoded by the coding sequence ATGAATTCCTCTATCTTTTACAGCTATTTGCAGAAAAAATTTCCTTTTCAGCCGACTTACAATCAGGATATATTTTTTCAAAAAATAGCCATTTTTTTGACGGATACCCACAATGAAACGATTTTTGTGTTAAAAGGATACGCAGGAACTGGAAAAACAACTATTATTTCGACAATTGTAAACAGTTTACTGGAGATTAATAAAAAGTATGTTTTGCTTGCCCCAACTGGACGTGCGGCAAAAGTGATAGCCAATTATTCAAACAAACCGGCTTTTACGATTCACAAAAAAATCTATTTTCCGAAGAAGAATTCGGCTGGAGGAGTTTCGTTTACTTTGCAGCAAAACAAACATAAAAATACTGTTTTTATAGTCGATGAAGCTTCGATGATTTCAGACACTAATTCGGATTCCAAACTGTATGAAAACGGTTCTCTGCTTGATGATTTGATTTCATATGTGTATTCAGGAACCAACTGCAAAATGATTCTGTTGGGGGATACGGCACAATTGCCACCGGTGAATTTGGACATAAGCCCGGCTTTGGACATACATACGCTTAGCATAAATTACAACAAAGAGGTTGAACATATTGAACTTGACGAAGTAATGCGTCAGGAAGAAAATTCAGGAATTTTGCACAACGCAACCGAATTACGGGAATTATTAAAGGACACTTTTATAACTGAATTCAAATTCAATGTTCGAAAATTCAAAGACATTGTACGACTGGTTGATGGATACGATATTCAGGATGCCATTCATTCGGCTTACAGTAATTTTAGTATTGAAGACACGGCTTTTATTGTTCGTTCGAATAAAAGGGCGAATCAATACAATGAGCAGATTCGGACCAAAATTCTTGATAAAGAAAGTGAATTGTCTACAGGTGATTTCCTGATGGTGGTGAAGAATAATTATTTTTGGTTAAAGGATTCGGATGAAGCCGGATTTATTGCCAATGGTGATATTATCGAGATTTTGGAAATGTTTGGCATTAAAGAATTATACGGTTTTAAATTTGCAAAAGTAAAAATCCGAATGATTGATTATCCCGATCAGAAACCTTTTGAAACCGTGCTTTTGATGGATACGATAAAAAGTGAATCACCTTCTTTAACATTCGAGGAATCGAATCGTTTGTATCAGGAAGTGATGAAAGATTATGAAAGCGAAACGACAAAGTATAAAAAGTTTCAAAAAGTTAAAGAAAACGAATATTTCAATGCGCTTCAAGTCAAATTCTCATATGCCATTACCTGTCATAAATCGCAGGGAGGACAGTGGAATACAGTATTTATAGAGCAGCCGTATTTGCCAAATGGAATCGACAGAGATTATATTCGATGGCTCTACACCGCTATGACAAGAGCCAAAAATAAGTTATATTTGATAGGTTTTAAAGATGAAAGTTTTACAGAATAA
- a CDS encoding VOC family protein, with translation MKQKIAHIALLVADYDDAIAFYTQKLHFDLIEDIKLSEDKRWVLIAPKETIGFSLLLARADNEEQRSRVGNQTGGRVFLFLNTDDFDRDYQNLLDNKVAIIRKPIEQPYGKVAVFADLYGNLWDLIERKEIL, from the coding sequence ATGAAACAAAAAATTGCTCATATTGCATTGCTAGTTGCTGATTATGATGATGCCATTGCATTTTATACTCAAAAATTACATTTTGACTTAATAGAAGATATTAAACTGAGTGAAGACAAACGTTGGGTTTTGATAGCACCAAAGGAAACAATTGGATTTAGTTTGCTTTTAGCAAGAGCCGACAATGAAGAGCAAAGAAGTAGAGTAGGAAATCAAACTGGAGGGAGAGTTTTCCTATTTCTAAACACAGATGATTTTGATAGAGATTATCAAAATTTATTAGACAATAAAGTAGCAATTATAAGAAAACCAATAGAGCAACCTTATGGGAAAGTAGCTGTATTTGCTGATTTATATGGAAATTTATGGGATTTAATTGAACGAAAAGAGATTTTGTAA
- the ygiD gene encoding 4,5-DOPA dioxygenase extradiol, with the protein MNNLNDLHKISGSFSNTEKMPVLFLGHGSPMNAIEENQFVTGFRNLAKTLPKPNAILCISAHWFTNGTKVTAMEMPRTIHDFGGFPQELFEVQYSAKGSPELATVTQELLFPTEVELDQHWGLDHGAWSVIKHLYPDADIPVIQMSIDYTKSGQYHFELAQKLSALRTKGILIVGSGNIIHNLRMVDFRNINTDNYGYDWAVEARSDINDYLLDGNFQPLIDFEKQSKAFQLSIPTPEHYLPLIYTLGLKRKSEELSLFNDKLVAGSLSMTSVKISN; encoded by the coding sequence ATGAATAATTTAAACGACTTACATAAAATATCAGGCTCTTTTTCTAATACTGAAAAAATGCCTGTTTTATTCTTGGGACACGGAAGCCCAATGAATGCCATTGAAGAGAATCAGTTTGTGACTGGTTTTAGAAATTTGGCTAAAACGTTGCCCAAACCCAATGCTATTTTGTGTATTTCGGCGCATTGGTTTACTAACGGAACCAAAGTTACAGCAATGGAAATGCCAAGAACCATCCATGATTTTGGAGGATTTCCGCAGGAATTATTCGAGGTGCAATATTCCGCCAAAGGGAGTCCGGAATTAGCAACAGTTACTCAAGAATTATTGTTTCCTACTGAAGTTGAATTAGACCAACATTGGGGACTAGACCATGGAGCTTGGAGTGTAATTAAACATTTATATCCTGATGCCGATATTCCTGTAATTCAGATGAGTATCGATTACACAAAATCAGGACAATATCATTTTGAATTGGCGCAAAAATTAAGTGCGTTGCGAACCAAAGGAATCCTGATCGTAGGCAGTGGAAATATCATTCATAATTTAAGAATGGTTGATTTTAGAAACATCAATACGGATAATTACGGTTACGATTGGGCAGTTGAAGCTAGATCTGATATCAATGACTATTTGCTCGATGGCAATTTTCAACCGCTTATTGATTTCGAAAAACAAAGCAAAGCTTTCCAATTGTCGATTCCCACACCAGAACATTATTTACCTTTAATTTATACGTTGGGATTAAAAAGAAAATCAGAGGAATTGAGTTTGTTTAATGACAAATTGGTAGCTGGCTCATTAAGTATGACTTCGGTGAAAATTTCAAATTAG
- the kdsB gene encoding 3-deoxy-manno-octulosonate cytidylyltransferase, with protein sequence MKIIAVIPARYASTRFPAKLMQDLGGKTVILRTYEAAINTQLFDDVFVVTDSDLIFDEIVSNGGKAIRSIKEHESGSDRIAEAVENLDVDIVVNVQGDEPFIDKAPLAKVIEVFRNDESKQVDLASLMREIKDENEINNPNNVKVVVDQNGFALYFSRSVIPYPREINVGVRYMQHIGIYAFRKQALLDFYSLPMKSLEASEKLEQLRYLEFGKRIKMVETTHVGIGIDTPEDLEKARKMI encoded by the coding sequence ATGAAAATAATAGCAGTTATTCCAGCCCGTTACGCATCTACACGATTTCCAGCAAAATTGATGCAGGATTTAGGTGGTAAAACGGTAATTCTTAGAACCTATGAAGCAGCAATAAACACCCAATTGTTTGATGATGTTTTTGTGGTAACCGATTCAGATTTGATTTTTGATGAAATTGTTTCCAACGGAGGAAAGGCCATTCGAAGCATCAAAGAACACGAATCTGGGAGTGATCGAATTGCAGAAGCTGTTGAGAATTTGGATGTAGATATTGTCGTAAATGTACAAGGGGACGAACCATTTATAGACAAAGCTCCCTTAGCAAAAGTGATTGAAGTTTTTAGAAATGATGAATCAAAACAAGTAGATTTGGCTTCTTTAATGCGTGAAATAAAAGATGAAAACGAAATTAACAATCCAAATAATGTAAAAGTAGTAGTCGATCAAAACGGATTTGCTTTGTATTTTTCACGTTCGGTTATTCCTTATCCAAGAGAAATTAATGTAGGCGTTCGTTATATGCAACACATTGGTATTTATGCTTTTAGAAAACAAGCTTTATTGGATTTTTATAGCTTACCGATGAAATCATTGGAAGCATCCGAAAAACTGGAGCAATTGCGCTATCTCGAATTCGGAAAACGAATCAAGATGGTTGAAACCACTCATGTCGGAATTGGAATTGACACTCCTGAAGATTTAGAAAAAGCGAGAAAAATGATTTAA
- a CDS encoding potassium channel family protein, with amino-acid sequence MKNILKKLLLGKATRGPKSKFNPLEKRFQNIKAIWNNDHEDDNGLEKIVRLFLSSSQLLFPGIYIKYLANKKGVEYEDLAVDFYVLLKVCFPLLILFNHWQVYHWVIGILIYVFLETVFYIPTLIFASDMFSRPRSYKRSMLLLFFNYLEISFAFAVLYSCGNYLNKPFHHWFDAIYFSIITSSSIGYGDYHPVTTVGKFLVTTQALLFLFFVVLFLNFFSSKIKAKGYFDHENQD; translated from the coding sequence ATGAAAAATATTCTCAAAAAATTATTGTTGGGGAAAGCAACTAGAGGACCAAAATCTAAATTTAATCCTCTAGAAAAACGATTTCAAAACATTAAAGCAATTTGGAATAATGATCATGAAGATGATAATGGATTGGAAAAAATTGTTCGATTATTCCTTTCTTCTTCACAACTCCTTTTTCCTGGAATTTACATTAAATATTTAGCCAATAAAAAAGGGGTTGAATATGAAGATTTGGCTGTCGATTTTTATGTTTTACTCAAAGTTTGTTTTCCTCTTTTAATATTGTTCAACCATTGGCAAGTCTATCATTGGGTGATTGGTATCTTAATTTACGTTTTTTTGGAAACCGTTTTTTATATTCCAACACTCATTTTTGCTTCCGATATGTTTTCCAGACCTCGCTCTTATAAACGGTCTATGCTTTTACTATTCTTCAATTACTTAGAGATTTCATTTGCATTTGCTGTTTTGTATTCTTGTGGAAATTATTTGAATAAACCTTTTCATCATTGGTTTGATGCCATCTATTTTAGCATTATTACCTCTTCATCAATCGGATATGGTGATTATCATCCAGTCACAACTGTTGGAAAATTTCTGGTGACTACACAAGCTTTACTCTTTCTGTTTTTTGTTGTTCTTTTTCTTAATTTCTTTTCTTCCAAAATCAAAGCAAAAGGATATTTTGACCATGAAAATCAAGATTGA